One window of the Helicoverpa zea isolate HzStark_Cry1AcR chromosome 7, ilHelZeax1.1, whole genome shotgun sequence genome contains the following:
- the LOC124631937 gene encoding uncharacterized protein LOC124631937: MSARNYLSAREKNISKLIDCLPNINQQKFGFRSGQELPPLSANTSNLVNRNLNYSFEVQPYMVNSLERAGTPFSDFFSESETGTPDFHSEESDSSSGSALRRSTAEATKTLAAEWERIERTLYNEDGEKCTRPAILDECKQWRQLHPQLRIVGKAIPLPEKRLSYRQIEHDEVIAMHYSDYEQFSESEERLSQSSTDVTPQNSPRVSLAGDLPDHRLARDKVSFYPMYNDDSDLPDSFCSLLQITPIHIHSPYRKRQNPSILRSELASSRWMRNPRPDSSINCDRNSAKSFVSLDTRNYGNMALSASERNTLMSNRVVTARHRDLARLEPICTPEIPQSDVTRLPNGTSSQYNIRKVSLPPLLLEEEKRKVTVGSAKKYNVKTRKSVPRSIYQLDRVRHN; the protein is encoded by the exons ATGTCTGCACGAAATTATTTATCGGCCCGGgagaaaaatataagtaaactaATCGATTGTTTGCCTAATATTAATCAGCAGAAGTTTGGTTTTCGTTCGGGGCAGGAGCTACCGCCCTTGTCGGCAAACACAAGTAATTTGGTGAATCGCAATTTGAACTATTCGTTTGAGGTCCAGCCTTACATGGTGAATAGTCTCGAGAGAGCTGGGACGCCTTTCTCTGATTTCTTCTCGGAAAGTGAAACAG GTACTCCAGACTTTCACAGTGAAGAAAGTGATAGTAGTTCAGGGTCTGCACTGCGCAGAAGCACAGCGGAGGCCACTAAGACATTAGCTGCAGAGTGGGAACGGATCGAGAGGACCCTTTATAATGAGGATGGAGAGAAATGCACTCGGCCTGCAATACTTGATGAGTGCAAACAATGGAGGCAGTTACATCCACAACTTAG AATCGTCGGCAAAGCGATACCATTGCCCGAAAAGCGTTTGTCGTACAGACAGATCGAACACGACGAGGTGATCGCCATGCACTACAGCGACTACGAGCAGTTCAGCGAGAGCGAGGAGCGCCTGTCGCAGAGCAGCACCGACGTCACGCCGCAGAACTCGCCGCGCGTCTCGCTCGCCGGGGACCTGCCCGACCACAGGCTCGCCAGGGACAAGGTATCCTTCTACCCCATGTATAACGACGACTCAGACCTACCCGACTCGTTCTGCTCTCTTCTACAAATCACTCCAATACACATTCACAGTCCCTACAGAAAGAGACAGAATCCGTCCATTCTGAGATCTGAGCTAGCATCCTCCCGGTGGATGAGGAACCCCAGACCAGACTCATCtataaattgtgatagaaaTAGTGCTAagtcttttgtttctttggATACTAGAAATTACGGGAACATGGCTTTGAGTGCGTCGGAACGGAATACATTGATGAGTAATAGAGTTGTTACTGCAAGGCATAGAGATTTGGCAAGATTAGAACCTATATGCACGCCAGAGATACCGCAGAGTGACGTCACACGACTGCCTAACGGTACTTCATCTcaatataatattagaaaagtttcattgcCGCCTTTGCTTTTAGAGGAGGAGAAGAGAAAAGTGACTGTTGGCTCTGCTAAGAAGTACAATGTTAAGACTAGAAAGTCCGTGCCTAGGAGCATTTACCAGTTAGACAGGGTTAGACATAATTGA
- the LOC124631938 gene encoding geranylgeranyl pyrophosphate synthase isoform X2, which yields MSKVSTNTGDNTQDEKILMPYTYIQQVPGKQIRQKLASAFNYWLKISDEKLRAVGEIVQMLHNSSLLIDDIQDNSILRRGIPVAHSIYGVASTINAANYTMIVALEKTQELGHPMATRVYTEQLLELHRGQGIEIYWRDNFQCPSEEEYKEMTIKKTGGLFMLAIRLMQLFSENKSDFSKLSAILGLYFQIRDDYCNLRLQEYTENKSYCEDLTEGKFSFPIIHAIRNPEGDKQVLHILRQRTRDLEVKRYCITILERIGSFAYTRETLQSLDEEARREVARLGGNPHLEALLDDLLSWRRDKPLENNV from the exons ATGTCTAAAGTTAGTACAAATACTGGTGATAACACTCAAGATGag AAAATCTTGATGCCATACACATACATCCAGCAAGTACCAGGCAAGCAGATTAGACAGAAGCTCGCGTCTGCCTTCAACTACTGGCTCAAAATCTCTGATGAAAAGCTCCGGGCCGTGGGAGAGATTGTGCAAATGCTTCACAACTCTAGCTTACT GATTGACGACATTCAAGACAACTCGATCCTTCGTCGCGGTATTCCTGTGGCGCACTCCATCTATGGCGTGGCGAGCACCATCAATGCCGCCAACTATACCATGATAGTTGCGCTGGAAAAGACGCAGGAGTTGGGACATCCTATG GCGACGCGAGTGTACACGGAACAGCTGCTAGAGTTGCACAGAGGACAAGGCATCGAGATCTACTGGCGCGACAACTTCCAGTGCCCTTCCGAGGAGGAGTACAAGGAGATGACCATCAAAA AAACGGGCGGCCTCTTCATGTTAGCCATCCGTCTGATGCAGCTGTTCAGCGAGAACAAGTCAGACTTCAGCAAGCTGTCTGCCATCCTCGGCCTCTACTTCCAGATCAGAGATGATTACTGCAACTTGAGGCTGCAAGAG TACACAGAGAACAAGAGTTACTGCGAGGACCTGACGGAGGGCAAGTTCAGCTTCCCCATCATACACGCCATCCGCAACCCCGAGGGCGACAAGCAAGTGCTGC ATATCCTCCGTCAAAGGACCCGTGACCTGGAGGTGAAGCGCTACTGCATCACCATACTGGAGCGCATCGGCAGCTTCGCGTACACTCGCGAGACGTTGCAGAGCCTGGACGAAGAGGCTAGGAGAGAG GTAGCCCGACTAGGAGGTAACCCGCACCTAGAGGCACTCCTGGACGACCTCCTCAGTTGGCGACGAGACAAACCCCTCGAAAACAACGTATAA
- the LOC124631938 gene encoding geranylgeranyl pyrophosphate synthase isoform X1, with translation MSKVSTNTGDNTQDEKILMPYTYIQQVPGKQIRQKLASAFNYWLKISDEKLRAVGEIVQMLHNSSLLSKHRMPPAPQDTIEITYFNAIDDIQDNSILRRGIPVAHSIYGVASTINAANYTMIVALEKTQELGHPMATRVYTEQLLELHRGQGIEIYWRDNFQCPSEEEYKEMTIKKTGGLFMLAIRLMQLFSENKSDFSKLSAILGLYFQIRDDYCNLRLQEYTENKSYCEDLTEGKFSFPIIHAIRNPEGDKQVLHILRQRTRDLEVKRYCITILERIGSFAYTRETLQSLDEEARREVARLGGNPHLEALLDDLLSWRRDKPLENNV, from the exons ATGTCTAAAGTTAGTACAAATACTGGTGATAACACTCAAGATGag AAAATCTTGATGCCATACACATACATCCAGCAAGTACCAGGCAAGCAGATTAGACAGAAGCTCGCGTCTGCCTTCAACTACTGGCTCAAAATCTCTGATGAAAAGCTCCGGGCCGTGGGAGAGATTGTGCAAATGCTTCACAACTCTAGCTTACT CAGCAAACACAGGATGCCCCCAGCCCCGCAGGACACGATcgaaattacttattttaacgC GATTGACGACATTCAAGACAACTCGATCCTTCGTCGCGGTATTCCTGTGGCGCACTCCATCTATGGCGTGGCGAGCACCATCAATGCCGCCAACTATACCATGATAGTTGCGCTGGAAAAGACGCAGGAGTTGGGACATCCTATG GCGACGCGAGTGTACACGGAACAGCTGCTAGAGTTGCACAGAGGACAAGGCATCGAGATCTACTGGCGCGACAACTTCCAGTGCCCTTCCGAGGAGGAGTACAAGGAGATGACCATCAAAA AAACGGGCGGCCTCTTCATGTTAGCCATCCGTCTGATGCAGCTGTTCAGCGAGAACAAGTCAGACTTCAGCAAGCTGTCTGCCATCCTCGGCCTCTACTTCCAGATCAGAGATGATTACTGCAACTTGAGGCTGCAAGAG TACACAGAGAACAAGAGTTACTGCGAGGACCTGACGGAGGGCAAGTTCAGCTTCCCCATCATACACGCCATCCGCAACCCCGAGGGCGACAAGCAAGTGCTGC ATATCCTCCGTCAAAGGACCCGTGACCTGGAGGTGAAGCGCTACTGCATCACCATACTGGAGCGCATCGGCAGCTTCGCGTACACTCGCGAGACGTTGCAGAGCCTGGACGAAGAGGCTAGGAGAGAG GTAGCCCGACTAGGAGGTAACCCGCACCTAGAGGCACTCCTGGACGACCTCCTCAGTTGGCGACGAGACAAACCCCTCGAAAACAACGTATAA